In Porites lutea chromosome 7, jaPorLute2.1, whole genome shotgun sequence, a single window of DNA contains:
- the LOC140942797 gene encoding uncharacterized protein, producing the protein MKFVVVLVAVLFFTSFRSCRAAENVAGNQKVCATPGNPININVGQHGDAVKGGKGDKGSKGDPGMKGAKGDAGKSAPCNCKLQDPNKPSAHIEGANKGDVTYQANKVIKDWTLSAPYSHLAGGMKYKDGKLTVPIPGRYYIYQQIYWRGYRGKPIRISILLNNKVIAMAHPPVNALRRDEFTISTGGVFYLKAGDVITVVAGGPGIAYMYTHHSFYGAFLI; encoded by the exons ATGAAGTTTGTTGTGGTCCTTGTTGCTGTTCTGTTTTTCACCAGCTTCCGCTCTTGCCGAGCTGCAGAAAATGTCGCTGGAAACCAA AAGGTTTGTGCAACTCCAGGAAATCCGATTAATATCAACGTGGGGCAACATGGAGACGCAGTTAAG gGTGGAAAGGGCGATAAAGGCAGTAAAGGGGACCCTGGAATGAAAGGTGCAAAAGGGGATGCAGGAAAGTCTGCACCCTGCAATTGCAAGTTACAG GATCCAAACAAACCGTCGGCTCACATTGAAGGTGCTAATAAAGGAGATGTCACTTACCAAGCCAACAAAG TAATCAAAGACTGGACTCTAAGTGCTCCCTACAGCCATCTCGCAGGCGGTATGAAGTATAAAGACGGAAAACTTACTGTACCCATCCCTGGACGTTATTACATTTACCAACAAATTTACTGGCGTGGCTACAGAGGAAAGCCTATCAGAATTTCTATCCTTCTGAACAATAAAGTGATCGCCATGGCTCATCCACCAGTAAACGCGTTGCGAAGGGACGAGTTTACGATTTCCACAGGCGGAGTGTTTTATCTTAAAGCTGGTGACGTCATTACCGTAGTAGCCGGGGGTCCTGGGATAGCCTACATGTACACTCACCACAGCTTCTATGGCGCGTTCTTGATTTGA